The stretch of DNA ttttatgttaaaaaaattatatttaaataaaatatttataaaatataaaatttagagtaaCATAGCTTCATGAACATTAATCATTAATACATATCTTCATgaacattaatttttaatcaattataaactaacataaaattataatataatttatttacaaaaaaatcaccaattaatattaataaataaataaaatcatccAAACACTTTGATTAAAAGTATGAgtggttaattattattcattattaataatattttgttcataacaaaaactgaaaatataattattcagatTTAGCTTTTAGAAATATAAACGTATAAGTAATAAATGATCTATTTTATCATCatgtatattataaattaataaattaaactaactgatataatgaattataattaattaattggtataaattataataaattatatgatatttataaagaaaataaaatgaataaaaaataaaaagaaataaaagaacagaagactataataaaataaattgaatgtggttttttttttttacaaattttatatcacatccacttcaataataataaataaaaatacatcaacttaatatctaagaaaaaatgatgagataaaatcataacaCAATTCTAAAACAAAAGCTTAATTCAAACCATAATATTATTGCACAACACAAATTGAAAGTAATTTCACACTACAATATACCACACAAATAAGTAAATGACTTAAGCTTAATtacgaaatttttttatttatgcttACATGATAACACCATGGTCTATAAATGCTTAATGGATAACATATCATATATTACTCTGAATGATAAGCACGGGAGTTGAAGAGTGTGTGCTGATTTGTGTTCATGATAGTTGCCTTTTTGTGACGACACctcataaaaagaaaaagaattgttgtaaaagctactcaatgaaagagtaattggtaaatgaatgatattttattCTAGCATATATGATCTTTTatagtggtaaaataaaaatgaaaggaataaaattttatatttttatattagaaatagaatttgatatttatcctaataaaattaaataactatttaattatatttaaataaataaattaaattaaataaaNNNNNNNNNNNNNNNNNNNNNNNNNNNNNNNNNNNNNNNNNNNNNNNNNNNNNNNNNNNNNNNNNNNNNNNNNNNNNNNNNNNNNNNNNNNNNNNNNNNNNNNNNNNNNNNNNNNNNNNNNNNNNNNNNNNNNNNNNNNNNNNNNNNNNNNNNNNNNNNNNNNNNNNNNNNNNNNNNNNNNNNNNNNNNNNNNNNNNNNNNNNNNNNNNNNNNNNNNNNNNNNNNNNNNNNNNNNNNNNNNNNNNNNNNNNNNNNNNNNNNNNNNNNNNNNNNNNNNNNNNNNNNNNNNNNNNNNNNNNNNNNNNNNNNNNNNNNNNNNNNNNNNNNNNNNNNNNNNNNNNNNNNNNNNNNNNNNNNNNNNNNNNNNNNNNNNNNNNNNNNNNNNNNNNNNNNNNNNNNNNNNNNNNNNNNNNNNNNNNNNNNNNNNNNNNNNNNNNNNNNNNNNNNNNNNNNNNNNNNNNNNNNNNNNNNNNNNNNNNNNNNNNNNNNNNNNNNNNNNNNNNNNNNNNNNNNNNNNNNNNNNNNNNNNNNNNNNNNNNNNNNNNNNNNNNNNNNNNNNNNNNNNNNNNNNNNNNNNNNNNNNNNNNNNNNNNNNNNNNNNNNNNNNNNNNNNNNNNNNNNNNNNNNNNNNNNNNNNNNNNNNNNNNNNNNNNNNNNNNNNNNNNNNNNNNNNNNNNNNNNNNNNNNNNNNNNNNNNNNNNNNNNNNNNNNNNNNNNNNNNNNNNNNNNNNNNNNNNNNNNNNNNNNNNNNNNNNNNNNNNNNNNNNNNNNNNNNNNNNNNNNNNNNNNNNNNNNNNNNNNNNNNNNNNNNNNNNNNNNNNNNNNNNNNNNNNNNNNNNNNNNNNNNNNNNNNNNNNNNNNNNNNNNNNNNNNNNNNNNNNNNNNNNNNNNNNNNNNNNNNNNNNNNNNNNNNNNNNNNNNNNNNNNNNNNNNNNNNNNNNNNNNNNNNNNNNNNNNNNNNNNNNNNNNNNNNNNNNNNNNNNNNNNNNNNNNNNNNNNNNNNNNNNNNNNNNNNNNNNNNNNNNNNNNNNNNNNNNNNNNNNNNNNNNNNNNNNNNNNNNNNNNNNNNNNNNNNNNNNNNNNNNNNNNNNNNNNNNNNNNNNNNNNNNNNNNNNNNNNNNNNNNNNNNNNNNNNNNNNNNNNNNNNNNNNNNNNNNNNNNNNNNNNNNNNNNNNNNNNNNNNNNNNNNNNNNNNNNNNNNNNNNNNNNNNNNNNNNNNNNNNNNNNNNNNNNNNNNNNNNNNNNNNNNNNNNNNNNNNNNNNNNNNNNNNNNNNNNNNNNNNNNNNNNNNNNNNNNNNNNNNNNNNNNNNNNNNNNNNNNNNNNNNNNNNNNNNNNNNNNNNNNNNNNNNNNNNNNNNNNNNNNNNNNNNNNNNNNNNNNNNNNNNNNNNNNNNNNNNNNNNNNNNNNNNNNNNNNNNNNNNNNNNNNNNNNNNNNNNNNNNNNNNNNNNNNNNNNNNNNNNNNNNNNNNNNNNNNNNNNNNNNNNNNNNNNNNNNNNNNNNNNNNNNNNNNNNNNNNNNNNNNNNNNNNNNNNNNNNNNNNNNNNNNNNNNNNNNNNNNNNNNNNNNNNNNNNNNNNNNNNNNNNNNNNNNNNNNNNNNNNNNNNNNNNNNNNNNNNNNNNNNNNNNNNNNNNNNNNNNNNNNNNNNNNNNNNNNNNNNNNNNNNNNNNNNNNNNNNNNNNNNNNNNNNNNNNNNNNNNNNNNNNNNNNNNNNNNNNNNNNNNNNNNNNNNtatttattttatataattataatagtgatatttttctaaattagtataattatgaattattcattaaatgctaagtataatattgttatataattataattaagataattttctgaaataaatttaaaagagattagtataattataataaagagattatcttaaattagtataattatgtatcatTCATTACatactaattataatataattatatcaattaaagataatttttaaaaataaatttaaaagagagaaaTAGTGCAATCATTTTGAAGGGAAAATGAATTCACCAGAAAATGACACCTCACCATCATAAGTTGGGAGAAAagccaattttagtatattaagtagatagtgttgtataaattataataaattatataatatttaaaaagaaaataaaatgaataagaagaaaataaaaataaatagaatagatagaagactacaataaaataaattgaatgtgaGAGTTTTTTTGGTACATTTTATATCACATccgtttcaataataataaaaaataaaaatacgtcaacttgatatctaagaaaaaatgatgagataaaatcataatacAGTTATAAAGTAAAAGTTTAAATTAGAACATAATATTATGACACAACACATATTGAAAGTAATTTCACACTACAATATACCACAAACAGGTAAATGACTTAAATTTAAATacgaaacattttttatttatgcatacatgATAACACCATGGTCTATAAATACTTCATAGATAACATATCTTATATAGCTCCGAATTATGAGCACGAAAGTTGGAGAGTGTGGTAGTTTGTGTCCACGATCGTTGCCTTCTTGCAACGACGCCTCatatgaagaaaaagaattgttgtaaaagctatcaaatgaaagagtaattggtaaacgaatgatatttttttctaacatacatggtcttttatagtggtaaaataaaaatggaaagaattaaattttatgtttttatattaggaatagaatttgatatttatcctaataaaattattattattatcaatataaatggGTTAACAACTTGCCACTAATAAAATCATTGGATAATGAATAAGAATTAGAAggatatcaatataattaaaatgaatgtaattaaaatatttaaaaatattttcgattgataattagtttaataatgcattaaatattgattttatataattataataaagatattttcctaaattaatataatcatgtattattcattaaaataattaaaaatatttttgattaataattgataagtagtttaatactgcattaaatattgattttatataattataataaagatattttcctaaattagtataattatgcattattcattaaatgcattcattttggaggaaaaatggATTTACGAGAAAATGACACCTCACTTTCATTAGTTGAGaaaaaaatccagttttaatatatatattaagtatatataaaagagataacttttaattatatttttaatttttaaaataaaaatataaaaaaaacgtATATATCACATTTGAATTCTGCTAGGGAATCAAGAGAGATATAGCCAACAATAAGccaacaaaaatttattaattgtcattaattaatgattatttaaattttaatttttaaaagatacaaaattaatgattattaaTTACCTCTTCTTACTCTAATTTACCTTTTACTATTTATCATgcaaattctaatttctctttctaaaaaaatcgtcaaaacttaaaaaaaatactaaaatataagataaaaaatcatctaaatcttaaaaaaaatatacaaaacataagaaaaagaaacattcaaaactaataaaaaagaatcatccaaattctaagaaaaaaaacatacaaaacataagaaaaaaaattatccaaaactaataaaaagaatccTCCAAATCCTAATAAGAGTTACAGAAAACCTCATCATTAGACACTCATAATAATAATACCATTACAGAAACATCcaatcaaatgaaaaaaaattatccacttagtatacaaaaaaatattcacaCAAAACTAACCAAATGCAATTCACTtgcatagaaaaaaaaaatctgaaacaGAAGAAGAGTGAATTATTGCACCATTTTTGGGAAGCACTTGCACCACAATCAATCGCAGCACCACTAATGACGTTAACGACCGAGAGTAACCAACAAGGGAGCGCCGTGAGAATCCCTTGGATGGAAAAGGTTGGTGCTTGCTGTTTGGATGAGAGCAAAGGATTTATTGAGGGTTGACGAGAGGGAGAGTGAGTGAAGACTAAGAAAGTATCCCGTGATTCTCGTCGAGAGTGAAGGAATGTATCCCTTCAAACCGTTAATAcccattaataaaaaaatttaaattataaataaataaaattaaataagataattataaataattgaattgtttaatttttgactGGTTAGGAATTAGTTTTGGTCCGGCCATAATAAATCCAATATCATAAATCGGTTTTACTATTCATAACTCGGCATTATTCACGTCATTCCTCAGAAAATTAGTGTTACAGTTCGGCATTACAGTCATTAACTCGGCATTGCAGCCATTAATCGACAATCAATATCATTTATTGAAAAGTGACGTTACAGATCAGCTCAACGGACTGCTTCACAAATGCGAAACGTCCAACCTGACGTTTACCCTTATTATTGCTCTTTAATACAGACAATAAAACAGGAACATAACCGATTTATACACTATCACCTATAAAAAGGTATGATCTTCTATTTTAAGGATACATTGAATTCTCAATACTAACTTAAGCTTTGAAGTGCCTTTGTAGGTACACTCCCCCCTGTTTCTTGCTCAAAGCTCTATGCGATTGGATAACCTCTTGGAGTAAAAGCTTGGATTATCATAAGGCTAAAAGGTCGGCACCGAAGGAAACAGCTCGGCGTCGACTCCTAGAGACTGAGCTCTCTCTCCAGGTATCTATACAAGAAcaattggcgcccaccgtggggccgaAAATATAATCCTCTTTCTCTCTATATTATCGGCCTCGAGGTTCCCATTTTGAAGTCATGGCTGAACAACCTCCACCCTCGCCATCCGAATTGCTCCGGATGGTGACCGAGTTGCGGCAAGTCGTGGCTGAGGAGAACCAAAGAATGGCAAATCAAATCGCCAACTTGAATAACACTCGAACCGAAAATAATGACCGACAAGAACGGACAGAAGAAGCCGAGCAGTAGTCAGGGCCAACACATGTCTCAGACACTGCTCGACAGGAAGGGGAGCAGCCCGAACATAATGAGGACACTCAGAAAAACATCGAAAATGACGATCAGGAAAGCTCCCCTGGACCATTCATGGCAGAGGTGATGAACTTCGTGCTGCCTCGAAGATTTACTCTGCCGACCACCCTAACTCCCTATGATGGGTTAGGTGATCCGAAGAAATACATCAAAAAGTTCACCTCCATAATGATAGTAAATGGTGCATCTGATAAAGTTTTATGTTGTTGTTTTCCATCTTATTTAGACGGTCCTGCACTTGATTGGTTTTGTTCTTTACCTGCAGGTTCCATTTCTCGATTCCGAGACATATCAAAACCCTTTGAAGAGCACTTTGCTGGATCCGCCATCTACCTCCACGACTCCGATTACCTGAACACAGTCAAGCAAGGCCAGCATGAAAGCCTCAAGAACTACATGACGTGCTTCACAAAGATTGCCATAAGCATACCCGACCTCCACCCCGAGGTAGAACTACACGCCATAAAAAGTGGATTAAGACCAGGAAAATTCCAGGAAACTATTGCTGTGGCCAAACCAAAAACTATGGCCGAATTCCGTGAAAAAGCTAAAGGACAGATTGACATCGAAGAAATCCGACAAGCTCGGAAAATAGAAAAGCCTCACTATAAAGATGACGACAAGTCACGGGACAGCAAGAAGAATTTCAAACCAATCCCACGATATGAGACCTACACCAAATTCAACACCAAGAGTGATGACATCATCAAGGAGATCTTGAATTCGAAGTTAATCAAGCCACCACGGAAAGCTGGCAATTACCCAGATTCAAAGGGCACTGACCAATCAAAAAACTGCTCTTTCCACCAGAAGCACGGACACAATACCGACGACTGCGTCATCGCCAAAGACCTGTTAGAGTGATTAGCTCGGCAAGGTCATCTGGACAAATTCATCAGCGGCCACATGCAGCGGCGAGCACCTCCTCCAGGAGAACAAAGCTCGGCTACACAACATAACCGAGATAGAGACCGACCAAATAATAACCATCCTGAACTACCATCACGTACAATTAACTGCATTTCTGGAGGTTTTGCAGGTGGAGGAGCCACAAGTTCGGCAAGGAAAAGATCCTACCGAGATATCCTTTCCATCAACGCCGATCAAAGTCAACAACAGTCGCCGCCTACATCTCCACAGATAACATTCCAGACAGCCGATCATGACAACAGCGTAGCAAATCTGGATGATCCCGTCGTAATCTCCCTACAACTCGGAGATCTCCAAATTAAAAGGGTGTTGCTCGACCCAGGCAGCAGCGCCGACGTTCTCTTTTACTCGACTTTCCAGAAAATGAAACTGAGCGATAACATCATCCGACCTTCCACTGGTGACTTGGTAGGATTCTCAGGTGAGCGAGTCCCGGTTATGGGCTCTGTGTGGTTACAAACCACACTCAGTAAGTTTCCTTCGTCAAAAACTTCAGACATTCAATACTTAGTTGTTGATTGCTTCAGTCCCTATAATATTATACTTGGCCGACCTTTCTTAAATAGGTTCGGCGCTATAGTATCTACAATTCATCTTTGTGTTAAGTTCCCTTTGTAGGACAACACAATCGCAACCATTCATAGTGATGCTCGAGAGGCCAGGGAGTGCTACAACAATAGTCTCAAAAGACCTCACCGTAACACAAAAGCCCAGGTCCACAATATCGGCAACACAAACAACCAACACATGCTGGCCGACCTTGATCCTAGAGCAGGAACACTGGAAAGGCCGACTCCAACAGAAGACCTAGATAAAATCTACTTCACAGAAAACACGGATAAGTTCACATACGTCGGCTCAACATTATCTTCAGAAGAAAAATCTTCATTCCGAGCATTCTTACAACAAAATGCCGACATGTTTGCGTGGACCCCAGCTGATATGTCAGGCATCGATCCATCCATCATATCACACAAGTTAGCATTAGATCCATCTATCCGACCTGTAGCACAGAAAAAGAGAAATCTCGGGCACGACCGAAAGCAAGCTTTCCTAGAAGAAACCAAGAAGCTCATCAACGCGGGCTTCATCCGAGAAATCAGATTCACAACATGGCTGGCAAACGTCGTCATGGTTAAAAAACATAATGTggttatgttaaaaaataaaatggtaaATGGCGCATGTGTGTTGATttcaccgatctcaacaaagcatgccccaaAGATTCATACCCTTTACCCTCTATTGATTGTTTACTTGATAATGCCTCTAGTTTTGAAAAACCCagcttcatggatgcctatTCTGGTTATAACCAGATCCAAATGCACCCATTCGACCAAAATAAGACAGCCTTTATTACTGAATTTGGAAACTATTGTTATAAAGTCATGCCATTTAGCCTTAAGAATGCAGGTGCGACATATCAGCGTCTGATGGACAAAGTCTTCACCAAACAACTCGGCAGGAATATCGAAGTCTACGTAGACGATATGGTCGCCAAAACAAAGATCGGCAATAACCACCTTGACGACCTCACAGAAATCTTCGGACAGCTAAGAAAATACAATATGCGGCTAAATCCCGAAAAGTGCGCATTTGGGGTTCAAAGTGGTAAATTCCTCGGCTTGATGCTCACTAGCCGAGGTATTGAGGCTAATCTTGAGAAATGCCGAGCTATTTTAGAGATGACAAGCCCACAAACCATCAAGGAATTCCAGCGGTTAACAGGGAGACTTGCTGCACTTTCTCGATTCTTACCTTGCCTAGCTTCTAAATCTTCCTGTTTTTtccaaacttttaaaaaaaaaaaagctttccAATGGACTGATGAATGTGAACAAGCATTTACAACTTTAAAAGAAAATCTTTCAAAACCACCAATTTTACACACACCTCTGCAAGGGGAGCCACTATTCTTATATTTGTCTATCACTAACTAGGCTATAAGCTCTGCTCTTGTTgaagaaagggagaagaaacaGTTCCCAATCTATTTCACCAGCAAGACCTTACAGAACGCCGAGCTTCGTTACCCGAGCATTGAGAAGCTGGCACTCGTGCTTGTCTTCTCAGCCAGAAGACTCCAACCATACTTTCAGAGCCATGAAATCCATGTTAGAACAGATCAACATTTGCGACAAGTGCCGCAGAAGTCTGAACTGGCTGGCCGACTAGTCAAATGGTCGGTGGAACTATCGGAATTCGATATCAAGTACGAAGGCCGAGCATCCATCAAATCACAGTTTTTGGCCGACTTTATCGCCGACTTCTCAGTACCAAATATAACTGAAAATTACATCGAATGGTCTTTATACGTCGATGGGTCCTCCAACCCACACGGGTGTGGCGCAGGTATTATACTTGATGATGGCCACAGCAATGTCATCGAACATTCCCTCAACTTCTCATTTAAAGCGAGCAACAATCAAAGTGAGTATGAAGCATTAATTGCCGGCCTTAGACTCGCTGCCGACCTTAACATCACCGAACTTAAGGTATATTACGACTCCTTACTTGTCGTCCAACAGGTAAACAACCTATACCAAGTAAAAGACCCCTTGCTCTCTAAATACCTGGATGTCGTACACAATTTACTTTCAAAATTTACCAAATATGAAATACAGCACATACCAAGGGAGAGCAATGGCCGAGCTGACATTCTGTCTAAGCTCGCCAGTACTCAACCAAATAGGTCATCGCTTTATCAGTCAACACTACTCAATCCAAGCATTGAACTAACACATGTCTTAAGTGTAACACAGGAAGCAGATTGGAGATCCTCATACATATAGTATCTCCAGACAGGGGTCTTGCCAGGTGACGTCGAAAATACTCGTCATTTCCACCGACAAGCCTCCTTTtttacaatatataataattgccTATATCGACGGGGATTCTCCCGTCCATTACTATAATGTCTTTGCAGAATAGAGGTCGAGCTTGCACTTACTGAGGCACATGAAGAGATCTGTGGTACACACCTCGGAGCCCGAAGTCTTTATTCAAAAATCCTCAGAGCTGGATTATATTGGCCGACAATACGACAAGATTGTTAGGCAAAAGTCAAAAGCTGTAACAACTGCCAAAAACACAGTCCGATTACACATCTCCCAGCCGAACTCCTACACTGTTCCGAGGTTAGTTGGCCATTCAACCAATGGGGCATAGACATCCTCGGACCCTTTCCAACAGCAGCAGGTCAAAACTTGAAAATCAAACACCACTTCTCatcagtcgagcacccacaaaCAAACGGGTTAGCTGAAGTCGCAAATAAAGTAATATTACATGCTCTAAGAAAGAAACTAGATGATGCAAAGGGCCTCTGGGCCGAGCTTATCCCGGAGATCACATGGGGATACAATACAACAATTCACTCAACCACAAAGGAAACACCTTTCCGCTTGGTCTATGGCTCAGACGCAATGATACCTGTGGAGATCTCCCAATCCTCACTACGCACAGAATTGACCGACCTAACTACACAAGACATAGCTCGGCAAACCGAACTTGATCTCATTGAAGAACTCCGATCATCCGCAGCAATCAAATATTTAGCAATGCAACAGCACATTGCCCGTAGATATAACCAAAGACTTCAACCAAGATCTTTCCAAGTCCACGACCTTGTACTCAGAAAAACAGCACAAGCTAGGAAACCACCAGCACATGGCAAACTAGCAGCTAATTGGAGGGCCCTTACAGAGTCACAGAAGTAATCGGCAATGGAGCCTATCGCCTACAAACATTAGAGGGTAAAGATCTCCCTAACACTTGGAATTTATCTTCCTTAAAGTTATATTACAGCTAATACCATGGACAGGCaagtactctttttcctactacCAAGATTTTTCCCACAAGGGTTTTGCTTggagaggttttaacgaggctagCCTACCTGGGCCTTTAAATTCAAAAGGTCTTACATTAATAAATTCACTTATCCAGTCAatattatttgcattttataCTTCTCAATTTGTCAAAACTCACAAAACCGATCTTAATCGGAATCCAGATAAAATCATTACATCAGACAAATATCCGATCCAACTCGGATTCCGATCATTATATCAGACAACAATCTGATCTAACTTGGAATCAGATCATTTCATCAGATAACAATCTGATCTAAGTCGGATTCTGATCATTTAATCAGACAACATCCCGACCTAACTCGGAATCCTATCATCATACAACAATCCGATCTTACTCGGAATCCGACCATTCAAGAAAGCATGAGCAACCCATCTCGGAACCCAATAATGCTTAATTTTGCCAACTCAATCAAATACCCAATCGTAGTCAGAATCACAACATTATGGTATAATCATAACAAACAGCGGATCTCAATTCACAATCATTGCCAAATGACAATAACATTTATTATCATGCCTATGAATCGACATCCCAAAATCGGCCTACTCACCTTTTTATAAAGGCAATTCACCATTACAACAAATTTTAACCACAAAAATCTGGTTTCAACCAGATAAAAACCAACTTATCATACAGCAATAACATTATATTATCATAACATGCAAACAGAAATAACCAAGTTTTTCCTCTACCAGAAAAGTAGCAACATATAAGCTACAATAACAAAAGCCAACTACAAATGTCTACACATTGACAAGCCAAAAGCTCAACTCAGGAGAAAAACAAGTctacaaacaaacaaaattacACATTCTCATCTCCTTGCTCCGCAGCACCATCATCCTCAACCATGACACCATCCTGTACTATTTTGCCCGGATCCATTGCCGATAAATCAACCTCGGGAGCCAGAAACTTCGCCTAAAGAACAGCCCTCTCAAAACCTTCAAGGAAGGAATCCAGGATCTCTCCTTGCTTATTCTTCTCCAACTCCTTCATCTGGGCAGTAACCTTAAATCATACGGGTGCTCAAAGAAGATAAGTcagcttctttcttctttaaatCTTCCACATCCTTGGCATAGCTCTCCTTCGCCTCTTTCAAATGTTTTTCAACCTCAAATAACTTCACCTCAAGTTCAGAAACCTTAGCAACTTTTACAGCCAACTCTTCCTTCAAACTCGAATCCTCACTCTTTTCACCCATCTTCCGATGAATCTTCTCACGACTGCGCCCCAAACTCGCCAGTCGCAAACCCACCACCTGAAGATCAAAGATTAACACATTACTTTTCCCAAAACAAACACACAAATAACACTTTCTAcctcaaaaacaaaaattaccTGCATATATTGATCAATTGCCACGTCCCCTACCTCTTCCGCCAAACTAACATCAGACGGGGTCTAGCATACCTCATCCACAGTAATCATGAAAGGATGATCTTTTCCCCAGAGCGACGACCCCTCACTCCACTCAACAAAACCATGCAACTTTTTCTGGTCTTCACAAAACCTATGAAGCTCTTCCATCAGAACATCATCTTTCTCATCACCAGAAATGTCTGACAACTCCACCACATCACCCTTTCTCTTCTTAGCAATAACTTTCCTCCTACCACGCCTTGGTTGATCAACCTCGCCAACACCGACCTTCTCTGC from Arachis duranensis cultivar V14167 chromosome 4, aradu.V14167.gnm2.J7QH, whole genome shotgun sequence encodes:
- the LOC107485258 gene encoding uncharacterized protein LOC107485258, yielding MAEQPPPSPSELLRMVTELRQVVAEENQRMEGEQPEHNEDTQKNIENDDQESSPGPFMAEVMNFVLPRRFTLPTTLTPYDGLGDPKKYIKKFTSIMIVNGASDKVLCCCFPSYLDGPALDWFCSLPAGSISRFRDISKPFEEHFAGSAIYLHDSDYLNTVKQGQHESLKNYMTCFTKIAISIPDLHPEVELHAIKSGLRPGKFQETIAVAKPKTMAEFREKAKGQIDIEEIRQARKIEKPHYKDDDKSRDSKKNFKPIPRYETYTKFNTKSDDIIKEILNSKLIKPPRKAGNYPDSKGTDQSKNCSFHQKHGHNTDDCVIAKDLLE
- the LOC107485257 gene encoding uncharacterized protein LOC107485257 gives rise to the protein MKRSVVHTSEPEVFIQKSSELDYIGRQYDKIVRQKSKAVTTAKNTVRLHISQPNSYTVPRKKLDDAKGLWAELIPEITWGYNTTIHSTTKETPFRLVYGSDAMIPVEISQSSLRTELTDLTTQDIARQTELDLIEELRSSAAIKYLAMQQHIARRYNQRLQPRSFQVHDLVLRKTAQARKPPAHGKLAANWRALTESQK